From a region of the Paenibacillus sp. R14(2021) genome:
- a CDS encoding DUF1259 domain-containing protein, translated as MAEQVKVSPQFRRLCTQFARILGGESEIEEGPVCFVTRMTNLRETILGRRTQSPLVQMQMFSFESLDRSGRALCLGETAVHQNQVNRLITNLRKRGIKVTAVHNHWLKENPRLMYMHWEAIMNPVVFARRTKDSISFLG; from the coding sequence ATGGCTGAACAAGTGAAGGTAAGCCCGCAATTCAGAAGGCTATGTACACAATTCGCAAGAATTCTAGGGGGCGAATCAGAAATTGAGGAAGGTCCGGTCTGTTTTGTCACGCGGATGACGAACCTCAGGGAAACGATCTTGGGCAGGAGAACGCAATCTCCTCTTGTTCAAATGCAGATGTTCTCGTTTGAATCTCTCGATCGTTCGGGTCGTGCTCTTTGTCTGGGCGAAACTGCCGTACATCAAAATCAGGTTAATCGATTGATTACGAATCTCCGTAAACGGGGGATCAAAGTGACTGCGGTTCATAATCATTGGCTCAAAGAAAATCCTCGCTTAATGTATATGCACTGGGAAGCCATCATGAATCCTGTTGTTTTTGCTAGAAGAACCAAAGACTCCATTTCATTCTTGGGTTAA
- a CDS encoding GMC family oxidoreductase, translated as MGKKLIFDYIVVGTGPAGAVIAKTLSDDKKTSVLLIEAGENNDKDKPIRDSTFALELEEHFFPQYFWQGEGVPQEEVDDRSFEWTTGRLLGGGSSINGEQYVRPTSAVFREWEKLLGPLWSPRRAILRFKKLEKYNGQSDNPQFRGFRGRINIRQAPRNPTTMAEKLTEAIERATGYQEIVDYNDPRTPLGPFTRWQLYQNPDGTRESSSSAFLSSDIILPNGSGARGRKLRVFVKTTALRVLFSNKRANGVELLKEGKHLSAYARKKVIISAGINSAQLLMLSGIGPANLLRQAGIPVVFDNPNVGKKLRNHTLNFASFTTNPVDQALPLGDPNALYTGGAFLPDPSGKDPDRRAVQLIGIAAEGTLNIAILWLRPRSRGSIKIQNNDPLTISLADEAFLVNPDDLESVKNIYKMYIKDIAAKLEEIDPSYQLVSPTLDVIDDDSQLEAFIKQNFDHNHHQQGSLRMAPLTRGGVVDRRGQVHGVKDLIVADASIIPFTVDGNTSSAAFLIGYTIARQLKKKPNINQKRRTNELHEIDGE; from the coding sequence GTGGGCAAAAAATTAATTTTCGACTATATTGTTGTCGGAACGGGACCGGCTGGAGCGGTGATTGCCAAAACGTTATCAGATGATAAAAAGACGTCGGTTCTTCTTATAGAAGCAGGCGAGAATAACGATAAGGATAAGCCGATCAGAGACTCCACTTTTGCACTGGAATTGGAAGAGCACTTTTTCCCTCAATATTTTTGGCAAGGAGAGGGAGTCCCTCAAGAAGAGGTTGATGACCGTTCATTCGAATGGACAACAGGGCGGCTTTTGGGCGGAGGTTCATCCATTAACGGGGAACAATATGTGCGACCTACATCGGCTGTGTTTAGAGAGTGGGAAAAGTTGCTCGGACCATTATGGTCGCCTAGACGCGCAATACTTCGCTTCAAAAAATTAGAGAAGTATAACGGTCAATCAGATAATCCGCAGTTTCGTGGGTTTAGAGGGCGAATCAACATCCGGCAGGCACCGAGGAACCCGACTACGATGGCCGAAAAATTAACCGAAGCCATTGAACGAGCCACCGGGTATCAGGAAATTGTCGATTATAATGATCCTCGAACGCCACTAGGACCGTTTACACGTTGGCAGCTCTATCAAAATCCGGATGGAACGAGAGAAAGCTCGTCGAGCGCGTTCTTATCATCGGATATAATTCTCCCAAACGGGAGCGGCGCGAGAGGGCGGAAGCTGCGGGTATTCGTCAAGACAACTGCGCTCCGCGTTCTCTTCTCCAATAAACGTGCGAACGGAGTCGAGCTTCTCAAGGAAGGAAAGCATCTAAGCGCTTACGCCAGGAAGAAGGTCATCATTTCGGCCGGAATCAATAGCGCACAGCTATTAATGCTATCCGGCATCGGACCCGCTAATCTTCTTCGGCAAGCAGGCATACCTGTCGTATTCGATAATCCTAATGTAGGAAAGAAGTTAAGAAACCATACACTTAACTTTGCATCTTTCACAACGAATCCCGTTGATCAAGCATTGCCCCTGGGTGATCCGAATGCCTTATATACAGGGGGAGCTTTCCTGCCGGACCCTTCCGGAAAAGATCCCGACAGAAGAGCCGTTCAACTTATCGGTATCGCTGCTGAAGGAACGCTGAATATTGCGATCTTATGGTTACGCCCAAGAAGCCGTGGAAGTATTAAGATCCAGAACAATGACCCGTTGACAATAAGCTTAGCGGATGAAGCTTTTCTGGTTAATCCGGACGATTTAGAATCGGTTAAGAATATTTATAAAATGTACATTAAGGATATCGCGGCGAAGCTGGAAGAAATCGATCCTTCCTATCAATTGGTTTCGCCGACGCTGGATGTGATTGATGATGATTCCCAGTTGGAGGCATTCATTAAGCAAAATTTCGACCATAACCACCATCAACAAGGATCACTGCGTATGGCCCCTTTAACCAGAGGAGGAGTTGTTGATCGACGAGGCCAGGTTCATGGGGTAAAGGATTTAATTGTTGCAGATGCTTCCATTATTCCGTTTACTGTCGACGGGAACACCTCGTCAGCGGCATTTCTTATCGGCTATACGATTGCTCGGCAGCTTAAGAAAAAGCCGAACATAAATCAAAAACGCAGGACAAATGAACTGCATGAAATTGACGGGGAATAA
- a CDS encoding DUF1259 domain-containing protein encodes MAVKASPRFIRICNQFSSILGATEHEITKGPVCFVSRNRRINAAILGRRTKSPLVRYQLFSFESLDSSGRALCLGETALFQNQANRLLSNLRKNGIKVTAVHNHWLFENPRLMYIHWESIDNPIAFARKVKRSIAFLG; translated from the coding sequence ATGGCGGTGAAAGCTAGCCCGCGTTTTATAAGGATTTGCAACCAATTCTCATCTATTTTAGGTGCTACGGAGCATGAAATTACAAAGGGTCCAGTCTGTTTTGTCTCTAGAAATAGAAGGATCAATGCCGCAATATTGGGAAGACGCACCAAGTCTCCTTTAGTTCGATATCAATTGTTCTCGTTCGAGTCATTGGACAGTTCAGGGCGCGCACTCTGTTTAGGGGAAACGGCGCTTTTCCAAAACCAAGCAAATCGGTTGCTTTCCAATCTTCGCAAAAACGGGATAAAAGTAACGGCGGTCCATAATCACTGGCTGTTCGAGAACCCGCGTCTCATGTATATCCACTGGGAGTCAATCGATAATCCCATTGCCTTTGCGAGAAAAGTAAAACGTTCTATTGCGTTCTTGGGTTAA